In Antedon mediterranea chromosome 10, ecAntMedi1.1, whole genome shotgun sequence, one genomic interval encodes:
- the LOC140060874 gene encoding claspin-like produces MLGIAAISDPKPLMHNDLFDAEYSSSEDETDKQQESNENDTWSLPKDGTKKDVNAPDNLEDKNQKDANSKIDNKRKEQDENVDEHVHEEKMRSDVEDEKAEIDRENGQTGSDGEDEKAGSDGEDEKAGSDGEDEKVGSDGEVKNVESEGEYEKGDSDKEDEKSASDDEEMAKPMPMERAKSKKQKANERQKLSRQVKQQAIEQIHSESQRIIRESKLSIPYHKPKPLSLNEFFSKKPKLDQIKAPKAVSRILQCNRKDTPMPATNRSKSSLYYRMRQTSGNMHEWTSNKLETKNSEIHSKEEVDVDIRDEDKLVLRLDSLSDDEDMDKNLPEVDFGKTTETNVNKEENVKDSQKHNIDGLTSHKIDIGDTDQCDKLPENSDKKEFPLQPESQDWSLRLDIQTLHDTLMPDSDSEIETVAENGPLSSKIKYESVPKGSVQNASMDIEQAISKYKDDCDNDISDVMFTPESKTLQISPSTSNKKHLLEKLKWNDTLVPKLGGNEDGVIRFDSNDEHSSTGVITLMERFVKHSTKKTIKRKSHVQLEVVKKEVNSEGKEELIHEVVPVTLGEDEQQDPKLETPGAKLQKLKENLQVKMKAQREVERQRRIQAYKMDNEEGYEEGENQEDELEFNNDKEEEAEITDGSETDGDYVPGQEEDDDDGEDEDEEKIKKNTFLDGEAIDEDEEELPSVEFNAKALVVDSMKDDSNDEFVFKSRKKKKKMIVDDDDDDDEDNDNKCDETHDSSKNESGFDLKLNQHDETSTFSSSSVKSLFKNKPMRYSTISDGKTMDLFDSSTNTTDPSVDAANSSVSDGLNSSTGAFSLTPIKEKKGLIRHKSTDFANTPDDSDDDLENKSESDHIKSAQPLGLSSSFEHCTAIPPYQQQISCESSSNIPSAQLSAKRQQRNDVVSKIGELTLPIEDSQDLFQQDFSYPQSLSSAEIGGDTQNLHLSFEESTQTQFLDENGFLKVKTSKSQPSLTTTEPNDDDGDMDELLGLCSGQFTATAQPSKPKKGAFSQLSKHGSGTQDMDELLQLCSGTFTGKNKHKETEDDLSESSFQILSDNESIKGKEAEDGFSDNEEKQKEDDDENEEEEELNEEDEIERPAHPKKFSKTNFIEEEAELSGSEFGSDEEYDAEEFGDLMVDQMLNEEVGDENEIHNKIQKMHMKLTDDEDARRLRLYKEAFLTDGDLHDGTKGRTRQFKWRNVDDDSWASGMNKNSDDEAEDDENENEIEWRKQRHEREQCLKDQDKETRTEDDDNDDDCIDLDGNSQFDKFIKKVSMNKRKKSTTTIPVVSKEPTTHKSPSKPTRPWFKHGSFLNRGKNDLDRISNMFKPLSNPNRPRNRNFVFQSLSSDKTEETKTTSSQIKRPLDKMTPNLPRNKKAKLSISQPKQAKSIFQHL; encoded by the exons GAAGTGATGGAGAAGATGAAAAAGTTGGAAGTGATGGAGAAGTTAAAAATGTGGAAAGCGAAGGAGAATATGAAAAAGGTGACAGCGACAAAGAAGACGAAAAGTCAGCAAGTGATGATGAAGAAATGGCTAAACCAATGCCGATGGAGCGtgcaaaaagtaaaaaacaaaag GCAAATGAAAGGCAGAAGCTATCACGCCAAGTAAAGCAACAGGCTATAGAGCAAATTCACAGTGAAAGTCAACGCATCATTCGAG AATCCAAGCTTTCAATACCATACCATAAACCAAAGCCGTTATCTCTCAACGAGTTCTTTAGTAAAAAGCCAAAACTGGATCAGATAAAAGCACCAAAAGCAGTGAGCAG aatcttACAATGCAACAGAAAGGACACACCCATGCCAGCAACGAATAGAAGCAAAAGCTCGCTATATTACAGAATGAGACAGACCAGTGGAAACATGCATGAATGGACTAGCAATAAATTGGAAACTAAAAATTCAGAAATTCATAGCAAAGAAGAAGTTGATGTTGATATTAGAGATGAAGACAAACTTGTTTTACGTTTAGACTCACTCTCAGATGATGAAGACATGGATAAGAACCTTCCAGAAGTAGACTTTGGAAAAACCACAGAAACAAATGTTAATAAAGAAGAAAATGTGAAAGACAGTCAAAAACATAATATTGATGGGTTAACCAGTCACAAAATTGACATTGGGGACACTGACCAATGTGATAAATTACCAGAAAATAGTGATAAAAAAGAGTTCCCATTGCAACCAGAGTCTCAAGATTGGAGTTTAAGACTTGATATACAGACCCTCCATGACACCTTGATGCCAGATTCGGATTCAGAGATAGAAACAGTCGCAGAAAATGGACCTCTGTCATCAAAAATCAAATATGAATCGGTACCCAAGGGTTCTGTGCAAAATGCTTCCATGGATATTGAACAAGCAATTTCTAAATATAAAGATGATTGTGACAATGATATTTCTGATGTTATGTTTACACCAGAAAGTAAAACATTGCAAATATCTCCATCCACAAGCAACAAAAAACATCTGcttgaaaaattaaaatggaACGACACATTGGTACCTAAGCTGGGTGGTAATGAAGATGGAgtcataaggtttgatagtaaTGACGAACACTCAAGTACTGGGGTTATTACACTCATGGAAAGATTTGTTAAGCACTCTACAAAGAAAACTATTAAGAGAAAAAGTCATGTCCAACTTGA AGTTGTAAAAAAGGAAGTTAATTCTGAAGGCAAAGAAGAGTTAATTCATGAGGTGGTACCAGTGACATTAGGAGAAGATGAGCAACAAGACCCAAAACTGGAAACCCCAG GTGCAAAACTACAGAAACTAAAAGAAAACCTGCAAGTGAAAATGAAAGCGCAACGTGAAGTAGAAAGGCAGCGTAGGATACAAGCATATAAGATGGACAATGAGGAAGGTTATGAAGAAGGAGAAAATCAGGAGGATGAGTTAGAGTTTAACAACGACAAGGAAGAAGAGGCAGAAATAACAGATGGCAGTGAAACTGATGGAGATTATGTACCAGGGCaggaagaagatgatgatgatggagagGACGAGGATGAAGAAAAG ATcaagaaaaatacatttttagatgGAGAAGCAATAGATGAGGATGAGGAGGAACTTCCCTCAGTTGAATTCAACGCTAAAGCATTGGTTGTTGACTCAATGAAAGATGACAGCAATGATGAGTTTGTGTTCAAGTCaaggaagaagaaaaagaaaatgattgttgacgatgatgatgatgatgacgaagatAATGACAACAAATGCGATGAAACACATGATAGTTCCAAAAATGAAAGCG GATTTGATTTGAAGTTAAACCAGCATGATGAAACATCAACGTTTTCATCGTCATCTGTAAAGTCCTTGTTTAAGAACAAACCTATGCGGTACTCAACAATTTCAGATGGTAAAACCATGGACTTATTTGATTCTAGTACCAATACTACAGATCCTAGTGTTGATGCTGCTAATTCCAGTGTTAGTGATGGACTTAATAGTTCAACAGGTGCATTTAGCTTGACTCCTATCAAGGAAAAGAAAG GTTTGATCAGACACAAGTCAACAGACTTTGCCAACACCCCAGATGATAGCGATGATGATTTAGAAAATAAGAGCGAGAGTGATCACATTAAGTCTGCCCAGCCTTTGGGTCTAAGTAGTAGCTTTGAACACTGTACTGCTATACCTCCATATCAGCAACAAATTAGCTGCGAATCTTCTTCTAATATCCCCTCCGCTCAACTTTCAGCTAAAAGACAACAAAGAAATGAT GTGGTGTCTAAGATTGGTGAGTTAACGCTCCCAATAGAAGATTCACAAGACTTGTTTCAGCAAGATTTCTCATATCCTCAAAGTCTGTCATCAGCAGAGATTGGTGGTGACACACAGAATCTACATTTGTCATTTGAAGAGAGCACTCAAACGCAGTTTCTTGATGAAAATGG CTTCTTGAAAGTTAAAACCTCTAAGAGTCAGCCATCATTAACAACTACCGAACCTAATGATGACGATGGGGATATGGATGAATTACTTGGCCTTTGCTCCGGTCAATTCACAGCAA CTGCTCAGCCTAGTAAACCTAAGAAAGGTGCGTTTTCGCAGCTTAGTAAACATGGTTCTGGTACGCAAGACATGGATGAGCTTCTGCAGCTTTGTTCAGGAACATTCACGGG taaaaataaacataaagaaaCTGAAGATGATCTAAGTGAGTCTTCCTTCCAAATTTTGTCTGATAATGAGAGTATTAAGGGTAAAGAAGCCGAGGATGGGTTTAGTGATaatgaagaaaaacaaaaggaagatgatgatgagaatgaagaagaagaggaaTTAAATGAAGAAGATGAAATTGAAAGACCAGCACATCCTAAAAA ATTTTCTAAGACTAACTTTATTGAAGAAGAAGCAGAATTATCAGGTAGTGAGTTTGGAAGTGATGAAGAGTATGACGCGGAAGAGTTTGGTGACTTGATGGTGGACCAAATGTTGAACGAAGAAGTTGGAGATGAAAATGAGATACATAACAAAATACAGAAAATGCACAT GAAGCTTACAGACGATGAGGATGCCAGAAGGTTACGTCTTTATAAAGAAGCGTTTCTGACGGACGGTGACTTGCATGACGGCACAAAGGGAAGAACAAGACAATTCAAATGGCGAAATGTTG ATGATGACTCCTGGGCGTCTGGTATGAACAAGAATTCTGATGACGAAGCTGAAGATGATgagaatgaaaatgaaattgaatgGAGAAAACAGAGACATGAAAGGGAACAATGCCTTAAAGACCAGGAT AAGGAAACAAGAactgaagatgatgataatgatgatgattgcATAGATTTAGACGGGAACAGTCAATTTGATAAATTTATCAAGAAAGTCTCCATGAACAAGCGGAAGAAAA GTACTACAACTATACCAGTCGTCTCAAAAGAACCTACTACACACAAGTCTCCAAGTAAACCAACAAGACCATGG TTTAAGCATGGATCTTTCTTGAACAGAGGAAAAAATGATCTGGACCGAATCAGCAATATGTTTAAACCTCTGAGCAATCCCAACCGGCCGAGAAATCGCAACTTTGTCTTCCAGTCATTGTCATCTGATAAAACAGAAGAAACAAAGACTACATCCTCTCag ATAAAACGGCCACTggacaaaatgacaccaaactTACCAAGGAACAAGAAAGCAAAACTTAGTATATCCCAACCTAAACAAGCAAAGAGCATCTTCCAACATCTCTAA